The following proteins are co-located in the Vigna angularis cultivar LongXiaoDou No.4 chromosome 2, ASM1680809v1, whole genome shotgun sequence genome:
- the LOC108328145 gene encoding fanconi-associated nuclease 1 homolog isoform X1 gives MVKMAGDLRVWLFFPLFPFVQRAVVTLEMVLTGRESLIRLIGRRRRFLPNRRSILSDPIPDPSPNPNPNPSPYPVVEQPPQQPDQSGDVQCPVCGRNLPGDDHNRINSHLDVCLSHSQPKPATKRKLSQRTLLELNFSPSNSKPKLQSLSHQSNSASFLPLPNNGCEEEENCDKQEPPEKHETGVNSTLVATSSSSSPSSPLNSGVPDDSKPVDLLGATLETFIVGRRHADNPDEICAGTAISLLRDPQNVKDPNAVKVVSGDSACCKSLGFLPRHLAQYLSPLIDNYGLGFQGHVTSVPKHSLEIVPIQVTCHKTANGESKYADETFICLWKNVQHVVKFESRNPPSTVKYQLNFFLMLQEALRNNIHLLTEDEKTYMDSFTLLSNESQRLFIRLYTRKGPWFRMSSISYSEIVDTQKAVKELADKEYIHFIEDANQLCMSDVKDILNVLNVSELREIWSISLKKGGGHGLKKQHLISSIISSDAGVPWSQLSTMILERSGSCIRISSKSESLMWRTERLFFLNGEQDLSSFLLVDMGKIKYTAYNCIISEPIFSNRRNLLSYEEAIEVAQIMDEALDTNKIEVVLRCIKLAESRVSTDFSDRYSTSESVSSIQHLFTASWVYSKVVTVGISFLEQERRYTDAINLLRWLLNVFPSDLRRGYWTLRLSIDLEHLGFIDESLQVSENGLLDPWVRAGSRMALQRRVLRLGKPPRRWKVPSYSRSALQKIPQVFVQGRPLNSDLGGKNRYYNEEGKQCGVEELALNYYARDGGGWQGVHAESGIWLTIFGLLMWDVIYADVPNVFYTRFQNAPLDFGTDGFYTSRKSVIESHLQQIRDGMAEEFLIKSWETHIGTACRGVNWDSHSLDELRAAVTCVGGTCLASLCQLLAQDYRSWSSGMPDLLLWRFHGEYSGEAKLVEVKGHNDRLSEQQRAWLLLLMDCGFSVEVCKVKPL, from the exons ATGGTGAAAATGGCGGGAGATTTAAGGGTATGGTTATTTTTCCCTCTCTTTCCCTTTGTGCAGCGTGCAGTAGTGACATTAGAAATGGTGCTCACAGGCAGAGAAAGTTTGATTCGATTAATTGGCAGACGGAGGCGCTTCCTCCCCAATCGCCGCTCTATCCTCTCCGATCCCATCCCTGATCCTAGCCCTAACCCTAACCCGAACCCCAGCCCGTATCCG GTTGTTGAACAACCGCCGCAGCAACCAGATCAAAGCGGCGACGTACAGTGCCCTGTTTGCGGCCGCAACCTTCCCGGTGATGATCACAACCGCATAAACTCTCATCTCG ATGTGTGTCTCTCTCATTCACAACCAAAACCGGCAACAAAACGAAAGCTTTCCCAACGCACCCTCCTTGAGTTAAACTTTTCCCCATCCAATTCCAAACCTAAACTCCAGAGTCTCTCTCACCAATCTAACAGTGCCTCCTTCCTTCCTCTTCCAAATAACGGCTGTGAAGAAGAGGAAAATTGCGATAAACAAGAACCGCCTGAAAAACACGAGACTGGAGTTAATTCTACACTTGTTGCCACTTCCTCATCTTCCTCGCCTTCCTCGCCCCTGAACAGTGGGGTGCCTGATGATTCTAAACCAGTTGATTTGCTTGGTGCCACGCTTGAAACTTTCATCGTTGGCCGGAGGCACGCTGATAATCCAGACGAAATATGTGCTGGAACCGCCATATCTCTTCTGAGGGACCCTCAAAATGTTAAGGACCCCAATGCCGTTAAG GTTGTTTCTGGGGATTCTGCATGCTGTAAGTCGTTAGGTTTTCTTCCCCGCCATCTAGCCCAGTACCTATCTCCTCTTATTGATAACTATGGCCTTGGATTTCAG GGGCATGTTACTTCTGTTCCAAAACATTCTCTCGAAATCGTGCCAATTCAGGTTACGTGTCACAAAACGGCAAATGGTGAAAGCAAGTACGCTGATGAGACCTTTATATGCTTATGGAAAAATGTTCAACACGTTGTTAAATTTGAAAGCAGGAATCCTCCTTCAACTGTAAAGTATCAgctgaatttttttcttatgcTACAAGAAGCGTTAAGAAATAATATTCACCTTTTAACTGAAGATGAGAAAACCTATATGG ATTCATTCACTTTACTCTCAAATGAAAGTCAGAGGCTTTTTATCCGGCTATACACTAGAAAAg GACCTTGGTTTCGCATGTCTAGCATTTCATATTCTGAAATAGTGGATACTCAAAAGGCAGTGAAGGAACTTGCTG ATAAAGAatacatacattttattgaagaTGCGAATCAACTATGTATGAGTGATGTGAAAGATATCTTGAATGTCCTCAATGTTTCTGAATTGCGTGAAATTTGGAGCATTTCACTAAAAAAG GGTGGTGGTCATGGGTTGAAGAAGCAGCATCTGATTTCATCCATTATTTCTAGTGACGCTGGTGTACCTTG GTCACAATTATCAACTATGATTTTGGAAAGATCTGGTTCTTGTATTAGGATTTCATCAAAATCTGAGTCTCTTATGTGGCGTACTGAG AGACTTTTCTTCTTAAATGGAGAACAGGATCTGTCGTCCTTTCTACTTGTGGATATGGGAAAAATTAAGTATACAGCTTACAACTGCATAATATCAGAACCAATTTTCTCAAATCGCAGGAATCTGCTCTCTTATGAAGAG GCTATTGAAGTGGCACAAATTATGGATGAAGCTCTTGATACAAACAAAATTGAAGTTGTATTAAGGTGCATAAAGCTAGCTGAATCCCGTGTATCTACTGATTTTTCTGACCGGTACTCAACTTCTGAATCAGTATCTTCAATTCAGCACTTATTTACAGCATCATGGGTATACTCCAAAGTGGTCACCGTGGGGATTTCTTTCCTTGAGCAGGAGCGCAG GTACACTGACGCAATTAATTTGCTCAGATGGCTGCTAAATGTTTTCCCTTCTGATTTAAGAAGAGGATATTGGACACTGAGGTTATCAATTGATTTGGAGCACCTGGGCTTCATTGATGAGAGTCTCCAAGTATCTGAAAACGGGTTGCTGGATCCATGGGTACGTGCTGGTTCAAGAATGGCACTGCAAAGGCGGGTTCTTCGTCTAGGTAAACCACCAAGGCGCTGGAAAGTTCCTAGTTATTCTAGGTCTGCACTGCAGAAGATCCCTCAG GTTTTTGTTCAAGGGAGACCATTGAATTCTGATTTGGGAGGAAAGAATAGGTACTACAATGAAGAGGGGAAACAATGTGGAGTGGAAGAGCTTGCTTTGAATTACTATGCAAGGGATGGAGGTGGATGGCAAGGTGTTCACGCAGAGAGTGGGATATGGTTAACCATTTTTGGGCTACTTATGTGGGATGTCATATATGCTGATGTACCAAATGTCTTTTATACTAGATTTCAG AATGCTCCTTTAGATTTTGGTACTGATGGTTTTTATACTTCAAGAAAGAGTGTCATAGAATCCCATCTGCAGCAGATTCGTGATGGCATGGCCGAGGAGTTTCTTATTAAGTCATGGGAAACACATATTGGAACAGCATGTAGAGGAGTTAATTGGGACTCCCATTCTTTGGATGAGCTTCGCGCTGCTGTTACTTGTGTTGGGGGCACTTGTTTGGCATCTCTCTGCCAACTTCTGGCTCAAGATTATCGGAGCTGGTCTAGTGGGATGCCTGATTTGCTGCTATGGCGTTTCCATGGAGAATACAGTGGTGAAGCCAAGCTTGTTGAAGTTAAAGGCCACAATGACCGACTCTCCGAGCAGCAGAGAGCATGGCTATTGCTGCTTATGGATTGTGGATTTTCGGTTGAGGTTTGTAAAGTGAAACCGTTGTAA
- the LOC108328145 gene encoding fanconi-associated nuclease 1 homolog isoform X2, producing the protein MVKMAGDLRVWLFFPLFPFVQRAVVTLEMVLTGRESLIRLIGRRRRFLPNRRSILSDPIPDPSPNPNPNPSPYPVVEQPPQQPDQSGDVQCPVCGRNLPGDDHNRINSHLDVCLSHSQPKPATKRKLSQRTLLELNFSPSNSKPKLQSLSHQSNSASFLPLPNNGCEEEENCDKQEPPEKHETGVNSTLVATSSSSSPSSPLNSGVPDDSKPVDLLGATLETFIVGRRHADNPDEICAGTAISLLRDPQNVKDPNAVKVVSGDSACCKSLGFLPRHLAQYLSPLIDNYGLGFQGHVTSVPKHSLEIVPIQVTCHKTANGESKYADETFICLWKNVQHVVKFESRNPPSTVKYQLNFFLMLQEALRNNIHLLTEDEKTYMDSFTLLSNESQRLFIRLYTRKGPWFRMSSISYSEIVDTQKAVKELADKEYIHFIEDANQLCMSDVKDILNVLNVSELREIWSISLKKGGGHGLKKQHLISSIISSDAGVPWSQLSTMILERSGSCIRISSKSESLMWRTERLFFLNGEQDLSSFLLVDMGKIKYTAYNCIISEPIFSNRRNLLSYEEAIEVAQIMDEALDTNKIEVVLRCIKLAESRVSTDFSDRYSTSESVSSIQHLFTASWVYSKVVTVGISFLEQERRYTDAINLLRWLLNVFPSDLRRGYWTLRLSIDLEHLGFIDESLQVSENGLLDPWVRAGSRMALQRRVLRLGKPPRRWKVPSYSRSALQKIPQVFVQGRPLNSDLGGKNRYYNEEGKQCGVEELALNYYARDGGGWQGVHAESGIWLTIFGLLMWDVIYADVPNVFYTRFQIRDGMAEEFLIKSWETHIGTACRGVNWDSHSLDELRAAVTCVGGTCLASLCQLLAQDYRSWSSGMPDLLLWRFHGEYSGEAKLVEVKGHNDRLSEQQRAWLLLLMDCGFSVEVCKVKPL; encoded by the exons ATGGTGAAAATGGCGGGAGATTTAAGGGTATGGTTATTTTTCCCTCTCTTTCCCTTTGTGCAGCGTGCAGTAGTGACATTAGAAATGGTGCTCACAGGCAGAGAAAGTTTGATTCGATTAATTGGCAGACGGAGGCGCTTCCTCCCCAATCGCCGCTCTATCCTCTCCGATCCCATCCCTGATCCTAGCCCTAACCCTAACCCGAACCCCAGCCCGTATCCG GTTGTTGAACAACCGCCGCAGCAACCAGATCAAAGCGGCGACGTACAGTGCCCTGTTTGCGGCCGCAACCTTCCCGGTGATGATCACAACCGCATAAACTCTCATCTCG ATGTGTGTCTCTCTCATTCACAACCAAAACCGGCAACAAAACGAAAGCTTTCCCAACGCACCCTCCTTGAGTTAAACTTTTCCCCATCCAATTCCAAACCTAAACTCCAGAGTCTCTCTCACCAATCTAACAGTGCCTCCTTCCTTCCTCTTCCAAATAACGGCTGTGAAGAAGAGGAAAATTGCGATAAACAAGAACCGCCTGAAAAACACGAGACTGGAGTTAATTCTACACTTGTTGCCACTTCCTCATCTTCCTCGCCTTCCTCGCCCCTGAACAGTGGGGTGCCTGATGATTCTAAACCAGTTGATTTGCTTGGTGCCACGCTTGAAACTTTCATCGTTGGCCGGAGGCACGCTGATAATCCAGACGAAATATGTGCTGGAACCGCCATATCTCTTCTGAGGGACCCTCAAAATGTTAAGGACCCCAATGCCGTTAAG GTTGTTTCTGGGGATTCTGCATGCTGTAAGTCGTTAGGTTTTCTTCCCCGCCATCTAGCCCAGTACCTATCTCCTCTTATTGATAACTATGGCCTTGGATTTCAG GGGCATGTTACTTCTGTTCCAAAACATTCTCTCGAAATCGTGCCAATTCAGGTTACGTGTCACAAAACGGCAAATGGTGAAAGCAAGTACGCTGATGAGACCTTTATATGCTTATGGAAAAATGTTCAACACGTTGTTAAATTTGAAAGCAGGAATCCTCCTTCAACTGTAAAGTATCAgctgaatttttttcttatgcTACAAGAAGCGTTAAGAAATAATATTCACCTTTTAACTGAAGATGAGAAAACCTATATGG ATTCATTCACTTTACTCTCAAATGAAAGTCAGAGGCTTTTTATCCGGCTATACACTAGAAAAg GACCTTGGTTTCGCATGTCTAGCATTTCATATTCTGAAATAGTGGATACTCAAAAGGCAGTGAAGGAACTTGCTG ATAAAGAatacatacattttattgaagaTGCGAATCAACTATGTATGAGTGATGTGAAAGATATCTTGAATGTCCTCAATGTTTCTGAATTGCGTGAAATTTGGAGCATTTCACTAAAAAAG GGTGGTGGTCATGGGTTGAAGAAGCAGCATCTGATTTCATCCATTATTTCTAGTGACGCTGGTGTACCTTG GTCACAATTATCAACTATGATTTTGGAAAGATCTGGTTCTTGTATTAGGATTTCATCAAAATCTGAGTCTCTTATGTGGCGTACTGAG AGACTTTTCTTCTTAAATGGAGAACAGGATCTGTCGTCCTTTCTACTTGTGGATATGGGAAAAATTAAGTATACAGCTTACAACTGCATAATATCAGAACCAATTTTCTCAAATCGCAGGAATCTGCTCTCTTATGAAGAG GCTATTGAAGTGGCACAAATTATGGATGAAGCTCTTGATACAAACAAAATTGAAGTTGTATTAAGGTGCATAAAGCTAGCTGAATCCCGTGTATCTACTGATTTTTCTGACCGGTACTCAACTTCTGAATCAGTATCTTCAATTCAGCACTTATTTACAGCATCATGGGTATACTCCAAAGTGGTCACCGTGGGGATTTCTTTCCTTGAGCAGGAGCGCAG GTACACTGACGCAATTAATTTGCTCAGATGGCTGCTAAATGTTTTCCCTTCTGATTTAAGAAGAGGATATTGGACACTGAGGTTATCAATTGATTTGGAGCACCTGGGCTTCATTGATGAGAGTCTCCAAGTATCTGAAAACGGGTTGCTGGATCCATGGGTACGTGCTGGTTCAAGAATGGCACTGCAAAGGCGGGTTCTTCGTCTAGGTAAACCACCAAGGCGCTGGAAAGTTCCTAGTTATTCTAGGTCTGCACTGCAGAAGATCCCTCAG GTTTTTGTTCAAGGGAGACCATTGAATTCTGATTTGGGAGGAAAGAATAGGTACTACAATGAAGAGGGGAAACAATGTGGAGTGGAAGAGCTTGCTTTGAATTACTATGCAAGGGATGGAGGTGGATGGCAAGGTGTTCACGCAGAGAGTGGGATATGGTTAACCATTTTTGGGCTACTTATGTGGGATGTCATATATGCTGATGTACCAAATGTCTTTTATACTAGATTTCAG ATTCGTGATGGCATGGCCGAGGAGTTTCTTATTAAGTCATGGGAAACACATATTGGAACAGCATGTAGAGGAGTTAATTGGGACTCCCATTCTTTGGATGAGCTTCGCGCTGCTGTTACTTGTGTTGGGGGCACTTGTTTGGCATCTCTCTGCCAACTTCTGGCTCAAGATTATCGGAGCTGGTCTAGTGGGATGCCTGATTTGCTGCTATGGCGTTTCCATGGAGAATACAGTGGTGAAGCCAAGCTTGTTGAAGTTAAAGGCCACAATGACCGACTCTCCGAGCAGCAGAGAGCATGGCTATTGCTGCTTATGGATTGTGGATTTTCGGTTGAGGTTTGTAAAGTGAAACCGTTGTAA
- the LOC108328145 gene encoding fanconi-associated nuclease 1 homolog isoform X3 codes for MVKMAGDLRVWLFFPLFPFVQRAVVTLEMVLTGRESLIRLIGRRRRFLPNRRSILSDPIPDPSPNPNPNPSPYPVVEQPPQQPDQSGDVQCPVCGRNLPGDDHNRINSHLDVCLSHSQPKPATKRKLSQRTLLELNFSPSNSKPKLQSLSHQSNSASFLPLPNNGCEEEENCDKQEPPEKHETGVNSTLVATSSSSSPSSPLNSGVPDDSKPVDLLGATLETFIVGRRHADNPDEICAGTAISLLRDPQNVKDPNAVKVVSGDSACCKSLGFLPRHLAQYLSPLIDNYGLGFQGHVTSVPKHSLEIVPIQVTCHKTANGESNISYSEIVDTQKAVKELADKEYIHFIEDANQLCMSDVKDILNVLNVSELREIWSISLKKGGGHGLKKQHLISSIISSDAGVPWSQLSTMILERSGSCIRISSKSESLMWRTERLFFLNGEQDLSSFLLVDMGKIKYTAYNCIISEPIFSNRRNLLSYEEAIEVAQIMDEALDTNKIEVVLRCIKLAESRVSTDFSDRYSTSESVSSIQHLFTASWVYSKVVTVGISFLEQERRYTDAINLLRWLLNVFPSDLRRGYWTLRLSIDLEHLGFIDESLQVSENGLLDPWVRAGSRMALQRRVLRLGKPPRRWKVPSYSRSALQKIPQVFVQGRPLNSDLGGKNRYYNEEGKQCGVEELALNYYARDGGGWQGVHAESGIWLTIFGLLMWDVIYADVPNVFYTRFQNAPLDFGTDGFYTSRKSVIESHLQQIRDGMAEEFLIKSWETHIGTACRGVNWDSHSLDELRAAVTCVGGTCLASLCQLLAQDYRSWSSGMPDLLLWRFHGEYSGEAKLVEVKGHNDRLSEQQRAWLLLLMDCGFSVEVCKVKPL; via the exons ATGGTGAAAATGGCGGGAGATTTAAGGGTATGGTTATTTTTCCCTCTCTTTCCCTTTGTGCAGCGTGCAGTAGTGACATTAGAAATGGTGCTCACAGGCAGAGAAAGTTTGATTCGATTAATTGGCAGACGGAGGCGCTTCCTCCCCAATCGCCGCTCTATCCTCTCCGATCCCATCCCTGATCCTAGCCCTAACCCTAACCCGAACCCCAGCCCGTATCCG GTTGTTGAACAACCGCCGCAGCAACCAGATCAAAGCGGCGACGTACAGTGCCCTGTTTGCGGCCGCAACCTTCCCGGTGATGATCACAACCGCATAAACTCTCATCTCG ATGTGTGTCTCTCTCATTCACAACCAAAACCGGCAACAAAACGAAAGCTTTCCCAACGCACCCTCCTTGAGTTAAACTTTTCCCCATCCAATTCCAAACCTAAACTCCAGAGTCTCTCTCACCAATCTAACAGTGCCTCCTTCCTTCCTCTTCCAAATAACGGCTGTGAAGAAGAGGAAAATTGCGATAAACAAGAACCGCCTGAAAAACACGAGACTGGAGTTAATTCTACACTTGTTGCCACTTCCTCATCTTCCTCGCCTTCCTCGCCCCTGAACAGTGGGGTGCCTGATGATTCTAAACCAGTTGATTTGCTTGGTGCCACGCTTGAAACTTTCATCGTTGGCCGGAGGCACGCTGATAATCCAGACGAAATATGTGCTGGAACCGCCATATCTCTTCTGAGGGACCCTCAAAATGTTAAGGACCCCAATGCCGTTAAG GTTGTTTCTGGGGATTCTGCATGCTGTAAGTCGTTAGGTTTTCTTCCCCGCCATCTAGCCCAGTACCTATCTCCTCTTATTGATAACTATGGCCTTGGATTTCAG GGGCATGTTACTTCTGTTCCAAAACATTCTCTCGAAATCGTGCCAATTCAGGTTACGTGTCACAAAACGGCAAATGGTGAAAGCAA CATTTCATATTCTGAAATAGTGGATACTCAAAAGGCAGTGAAGGAACTTGCTG ATAAAGAatacatacattttattgaagaTGCGAATCAACTATGTATGAGTGATGTGAAAGATATCTTGAATGTCCTCAATGTTTCTGAATTGCGTGAAATTTGGAGCATTTCACTAAAAAAG GGTGGTGGTCATGGGTTGAAGAAGCAGCATCTGATTTCATCCATTATTTCTAGTGACGCTGGTGTACCTTG GTCACAATTATCAACTATGATTTTGGAAAGATCTGGTTCTTGTATTAGGATTTCATCAAAATCTGAGTCTCTTATGTGGCGTACTGAG AGACTTTTCTTCTTAAATGGAGAACAGGATCTGTCGTCCTTTCTACTTGTGGATATGGGAAAAATTAAGTATACAGCTTACAACTGCATAATATCAGAACCAATTTTCTCAAATCGCAGGAATCTGCTCTCTTATGAAGAG GCTATTGAAGTGGCACAAATTATGGATGAAGCTCTTGATACAAACAAAATTGAAGTTGTATTAAGGTGCATAAAGCTAGCTGAATCCCGTGTATCTACTGATTTTTCTGACCGGTACTCAACTTCTGAATCAGTATCTTCAATTCAGCACTTATTTACAGCATCATGGGTATACTCCAAAGTGGTCACCGTGGGGATTTCTTTCCTTGAGCAGGAGCGCAG GTACACTGACGCAATTAATTTGCTCAGATGGCTGCTAAATGTTTTCCCTTCTGATTTAAGAAGAGGATATTGGACACTGAGGTTATCAATTGATTTGGAGCACCTGGGCTTCATTGATGAGAGTCTCCAAGTATCTGAAAACGGGTTGCTGGATCCATGGGTACGTGCTGGTTCAAGAATGGCACTGCAAAGGCGGGTTCTTCGTCTAGGTAAACCACCAAGGCGCTGGAAAGTTCCTAGTTATTCTAGGTCTGCACTGCAGAAGATCCCTCAG GTTTTTGTTCAAGGGAGACCATTGAATTCTGATTTGGGAGGAAAGAATAGGTACTACAATGAAGAGGGGAAACAATGTGGAGTGGAAGAGCTTGCTTTGAATTACTATGCAAGGGATGGAGGTGGATGGCAAGGTGTTCACGCAGAGAGTGGGATATGGTTAACCATTTTTGGGCTACTTATGTGGGATGTCATATATGCTGATGTACCAAATGTCTTTTATACTAGATTTCAG AATGCTCCTTTAGATTTTGGTACTGATGGTTTTTATACTTCAAGAAAGAGTGTCATAGAATCCCATCTGCAGCAGATTCGTGATGGCATGGCCGAGGAGTTTCTTATTAAGTCATGGGAAACACATATTGGAACAGCATGTAGAGGAGTTAATTGGGACTCCCATTCTTTGGATGAGCTTCGCGCTGCTGTTACTTGTGTTGGGGGCACTTGTTTGGCATCTCTCTGCCAACTTCTGGCTCAAGATTATCGGAGCTGGTCTAGTGGGATGCCTGATTTGCTGCTATGGCGTTTCCATGGAGAATACAGTGGTGAAGCCAAGCTTGTTGAAGTTAAAGGCCACAATGACCGACTCTCCGAGCAGCAGAGAGCATGGCTATTGCTGCTTATGGATTGTGGATTTTCGGTTGAGGTTTGTAAAGTGAAACCGTTGTAA